The proteins below come from a single Alkalilimnicola sp. S0819 genomic window:
- a CDS encoding OapA family protein: MPSNRITHMDFKPRAPRRATRMRRLHLAVVSISALSGLVLLTSTPDNAEALRQAEESLELPREASIALTEQTLELPPQTQAGSAEPPLATAATLPEAPASEQTGSALVAVDEALEESERLDTAHWEQLTVKSGDSLAAIFKRIGLGPRDVHEVLSAGESAQALKRIFPGDEIHYVLDDAGKLGGLRYPVDESVTLHIAREDDGYLASLEANPLETRINHARGTIDSSLFLAGKSAGLNDGLIMELAGIFGWDVDFALDIRRGDQFSVIYEELYRDGEKVRNGAIIAAEFINRDRRFRAVRYTRPDGEADYYSEDGRSMRKAFLRSPVDFRRISSRYNPNRLHPKLGIKRPHRGVDYAAATGTPIRSAGDGKIVFRGVKGGYGNVVIVQHGSRYSTLYAHMSRFARGHRVGSRVRQGQTIGYVGATGLATGPHLHYEFRVDGVHRNPLTVKLPEAEPIPEHLRADFETQVSPLLAQLNVINGTELASTGD, encoded by the coding sequence GTGCCCAGCAACCGCATTACCCATATGGATTTCAAGCCCCGCGCGCCGCGCCGTGCCACTCGCATGCGCAGGCTGCACCTGGCTGTCGTGTCCATCTCCGCGCTCAGTGGCCTGGTGCTGCTGACCTCTACCCCCGACAACGCCGAGGCACTGCGCCAGGCCGAGGAGAGCCTGGAGCTGCCCCGCGAGGCCTCCATCGCACTCACCGAGCAGACACTGGAGCTGCCGCCGCAAACGCAGGCCGGCTCGGCGGAACCGCCGCTCGCCACCGCCGCCACTTTGCCCGAGGCGCCCGCATCCGAACAAACGGGCAGCGCACTGGTCGCTGTGGATGAGGCGCTGGAAGAGAGCGAGCGACTGGATACGGCTCATTGGGAACAGCTGACCGTCAAATCCGGTGACAGCCTCGCGGCGATCTTCAAGCGCATCGGCCTGGGGCCGCGGGACGTGCATGAGGTGCTCAGCGCCGGCGAATCCGCCCAGGCACTCAAGCGCATTTTCCCCGGCGACGAGATCCACTACGTGCTGGATGACGCCGGCAAGCTGGGTGGTCTGCGCTACCCGGTGGACGAGAGCGTCACCCTGCATATCGCTCGCGAGGACGATGGCTACCTGGCAAGCCTGGAAGCCAACCCGCTGGAGACCCGCATCAATCACGCTCGGGGCACCATCGACAGCTCCCTGTTCCTTGCCGGCAAGAGCGCCGGCCTGAACGATGGGCTGATCATGGAATTGGCCGGCATCTTCGGCTGGGACGTGGATTTCGCCCTGGACATTCGCCGGGGTGATCAGTTCTCGGTCATCTATGAAGAGCTTTACCGCGATGGCGAGAAAGTGCGCAACGGCGCCATCATCGCCGCCGAATTCATCAACCGCGACCGTCGCTTTCGCGCCGTGCGCTACACCCGCCCGGACGGCGAGGCGGATTACTACTCCGAAGACGGCCGCAGCATGCGCAAGGCCTTCCTGCGCTCACCGGTGGACTTTCGCCGCATCAGCTCCCGCTACAACCCCAACCGGCTGCACCCCAAGCTCGGCATCAAGCGCCCCCACCGCGGAGTGGACTACGCCGCCGCCACCGGCACCCCCATCCGCTCGGCGGGCGACGGCAAGATCGTTTTCCGCGGCGTGAAGGGCGGCTACGGCAATGTGGTCATCGTCCAGCACGGCAGTCGCTACAGCACGCTGTATGCACATATGTCACGCTTCGCCCGGGGACACCGTGTGGGCAGCCGAGTGCGCCAGGGTCAGACCATCGGCTATGTGGGGGCAACGGGGCTGGCCACCGGGCCGCACCTGCATTACGAATTCCGGGTGGACGGGGTTCATCGCAACCCGCTCACCGTCAAACTGCCCGAGGCCGAGCCCATCCCCGAGCACCTGCGCGCCGACTTCGAAACCCAGGTCTCACCCTTGCTGGCTCAGCTCAAT